Proteins encoded within one genomic window of Candidatus Nezhaarchaeota archaeon:
- the cyaB gene encoding class IV adenylate cyclase, whose product MIEVEVKVVLSEKEKQEVLKRLREACSSEKVYEEEDIFFISTHDPLLGVDKTLKLRKSDGEIKLVFKQRRPNRELKESLEFEVRVREEDVNNLVQLLRCLGFKESLVIKKKRRSFYLGECTINIDDVEGLGSFLEIEVLANEVEEGNVLNKILETLSALGLSEKKLIHRGYAEMFHIMTCSNTTL is encoded by the coding sequence TTGATAGAGGTCGAAGTTAAAGTAGTTCTAAGCGAAAAGGAGAAGCAAGAAGTTTTAAAGAGACTTAGAGAAGCTTGTTCTAGTGAGAAGGTCTACGAGGAAGAGGACATATTCTTCATCAGCACTCACGATCCCTTGCTCGGCGTAGATAAAACCCTCAAGCTTAGGAAGAGTGATGGAGAAATCAAACTGGTCTTCAAACAAAGAAGACCTAATAGAGAGCTAAAGGAGAGCTTAGAGTTTGAGGTGAGGGTGAGGGAAGAGGACGTAAATAACCTAGTACAACTCCTTAGGTGTCTTGGGTTCAAGGAAAGCTTAGTAATCAAGAAAAAAAGGAGAAGCTTCTACCTTGGTGAGTGCACGATTAATATAGACGACGTGGAAGGTTTAGGTTCATTTCTCGAAATAGAAGTACTTGCCAACGAGGTTGAAGAGGGTAACGTTCTTAATAAGATACTGGAAACTTTATCAGCCTTGGGGCTCTCGGAAAAGAAGCTTATACATAGAGGTTACGCAGAGATGTTTCACATTATGACATGTAGTAACACGACGCTGTAA
- the glmS gene encoding glutamine--fructose-6-phosphate transaminase (isomerizing), whose protein sequence is MCGIFGCTSLKDGVSNLIFSSLKRLEYRGYDSVGLATVCNGQIFLKKDQGKVEEVERRLGLSALPGRCGIGHTRWATHGAPSKENAHPLTDCEGRVAVVHNGIIENYLEIRSKLESSGHRLRSRTDSETIAHLIEEFLNKDLTLEEAVRQTTLMLRGSYAFAVISPLYEDKIVGVRVESPLIIGLSQDYTCLSSDILALPPEVNSVIVMNDGELAILTPQSVVIKDLGSGEQLPLKVAARESVTCLADRGGFSHYMIKEILEQPQVALNVINAPRHYILKLAEELVKSDRVYLIGCGTSYHACLFGSYVLHSMADIDAQPLIASEFSESYIKLGKNVAILAISQSGETADVLQVLRSYANKDVKLLALTNVMGSSITRLVSLYVGLYAGPEVSVAATKTFIAELLMLTRIGIEAARIKGINEDLVSSAERILRSSPKLIEKSLSLNEPLAKSISVYLSLKNSVFFLARGVNIVTALEGALKLKEISYIHAEGYPAGESKHGPIALVDEGFPCIFVCPRDETYYKILGNIMEMKARGAFIISCVEEGDDEVKEVSDEVFVLPNIEVKLLTPILHVIPLQLLAYYTAIARGYDPDKPRNLAKSVTVP, encoded by the coding sequence TTGTGCGGAATTTTCGGATGTACATCGTTGAAGGATGGCGTGTCAAATCTTATCTTCTCCTCGCTCAAGAGGTTAGAGTACAGAGGATACGATTCTGTAGGTTTAGCCACAGTATGTAATGGACAAATCTTCTTAAAGAAGGATCAAGGAAAGGTAGAAGAAGTAGAGAGAAGGTTGGGTCTTAGTGCATTGCCTGGAAGATGTGGAATAGGGCACACTCGCTGGGCCACGCATGGAGCTCCCTCTAAGGAGAATGCACATCCTTTGACGGATTGTGAAGGTAGGGTGGCCGTGGTTCACAATGGTATCATTGAGAATTACTTGGAAATTCGTAGCAAATTAGAAAGTTCAGGGCATAGGTTGCGTTCTAGAACTGATAGCGAAACGATAGCGCACTTAATTGAAGAGTTTCTCAATAAGGACCTTACATTAGAAGAGGCCGTTAGGCAGACAACATTAATGTTAAGAGGGTCATACGCTTTCGCTGTCATCTCACCATTGTACGAAGATAAGATCGTTGGCGTTAGGGTGGAGAGCCCCTTAATCATAGGTCTCTCACAAGACTATACTTGTCTCTCATCCGATATACTAGCCCTTCCCCCAGAAGTAAATAGCGTTATAGTGATGAATGACGGGGAGCTTGCCATACTTACCCCCCAGTCCGTAGTCATTAAGGACTTAGGTTCTGGCGAACAGCTACCGCTTAAAGTAGCAGCTAGGGAGAGCGTGACGTGCTTAGCTGATCGAGGTGGCTTTTCTCACTATATGATTAAAGAGATACTTGAGCAACCTCAAGTGGCTCTTAATGTTATTAACGCCCCCCGCCATTATATACTCAAGTTAGCTGAGGAGCTCGTTAAGTCTGATAGAGTTTACTTAATCGGCTGTGGGACTTCGTATCATGCTTGTCTATTTGGCTCTTACGTCCTCCACTCGATGGCTGACATCGACGCTCAACCACTCATAGCGTCAGAATTTAGTGAAAGCTATATTAAGTTGGGGAAGAATGTAGCCATCCTTGCTATATCACAATCAGGAGAGACAGCTGATGTACTGCAAGTCCTGAGATCTTATGCGAATAAAGACGTTAAGCTTCTAGCACTAACTAACGTTATGGGATCCTCGATAACAAGACTCGTGTCGTTGTATGTCGGGCTATACGCTGGTCCAGAGGTAAGTGTGGCAGCCACTAAAACGTTTATTGCAGAGCTATTAATGCTCACCAGGATAGGTATAGAGGCAGCCAGAATTAAGGGGATAAATGAGGATCTCGTTTCAAGTGCCGAGAGGATCTTAAGGTCCTCACCAAAGCTGATAGAAAAATCTCTCTCACTTAATGAGCCCTTAGCCAAGAGCATCTCTGTGTACTTGTCCTTAAAAAATAGTGTCTTCTTCTTAGCAAGAGGAGTAAACATAGTAACAGCCCTTGAGGGGGCTTTAAAATTAAAGGAAATAAGCTATATTCACGCTGAAGGCTATCCTGCAGGGGAATCGAAACATGGACCCATAGCCCTCGTCGACGAGGGCTTTCCATGCATCTTCGTATGCCCTCGTGACGAGACTTACTACAAAATATTAGGTAACATAATGGAGATGAAGGCTAGAGGGGCCTTTATAATCTCGTGCGTGGAAGAAGGTGATGATGAGGTCAAGGAGGTGTCAGACGAGGTCTTCGTTCTTCCAAATATCGAAGTCAAGCTTCTAACGCCTATATTGCACGTAATACCGCTTCAACTCCTTGCTTACTACACAGCTATTGCTCGAGGTTACGACCCTGATAAACCTCGAAATCTTGCTAAGTCCGTTACGGTCCCTTAA
- a CDS encoding histone deacetylase, whose translation MRSFSLCIIYDDVFLKHDTGPYHPERPQRLMDVMKVLREESVLSKVKVERAVKASIDDVLAVHDEDYVRYVEKAIASGRKYLDPDTQVSKESFEVALYAAGSAIFGCKKVLEGGYDVCFVLGRPPGHHAGKSGAALGAPTLGFCLFNNVAIATKYLVNKFGLKRIAIFDFDCHHGNGTQEIFYDDKSVLYISIHQDGRTAYPGTGFIDEVGEGEGEGYNINIPLPPFTADDLYREVLNKVVSRVLKQYKPEILLLSAGFDAHKDDPITSMNLSLNSFLEIAELVKRLREENVTRKAVFVLEGGYGPGLAQGVYNIIAYFTNLPLIREGETSSTNKVRAEGLRVISEVYEKVLKPYWGLEAC comes from the coding sequence ATGAGAAGCTTCTCACTTTGCATAATTTACGACGACGTGTTTTTAAAGCATGATACTGGCCCCTATCATCCTGAAAGACCTCAAAGGTTGATGGATGTAATGAAGGTGCTAAGAGAGGAAAGTGTACTCTCTAAAGTTAAAGTTGAGAGGGCTGTTAAAGCGTCGATAGATGACGTGCTTGCAGTTCACGATGAGGACTACGTCAGATACGTAGAAAAAGCCATCGCGAGTGGTAGGAAGTATTTAGATCCAGACACTCAAGTGTCGAAGGAGAGCTTTGAAGTGGCACTCTATGCTGCAGGTTCAGCAATTTTTGGTTGCAAGAAGGTTTTAGAGGGGGGCTACGATGTGTGCTTCGTCTTAGGGAGACCCCCTGGACATCATGCAGGTAAGTCGGGAGCGGCTCTGGGCGCTCCAACATTAGGTTTCTGCTTGTTCAACAACGTCGCCATAGCTACGAAGTACTTAGTAAACAAGTTTGGATTAAAGCGGATAGCGATATTCGACTTCGACTGTCATCATGGAAATGGAACACAGGAGATATTTTATGATGACAAATCAGTGCTGTACATAAGCATTCACCAAGATGGAAGGACTGCCTACCCAGGTACAGGGTTTATCGATGAAGTAGGTGAGGGGGAGGGGGAGGGCTATAACATAAACATTCCATTACCTCCATTCACTGCTGACGACTTATATAGAGAAGTGCTAAACAAGGTGGTGAGTAGGGTTCTCAAACAATATAAACCAGAGATACTACTATTGTCCGCAGGCTTTGATGCTCATAAAGATGATCCAATTACATCCATGAACCTATCGTTGAACTCCTTCCTAGAAATAGCTGAGTTAGTTAAAAGGTTAAGGGAGGAGAACGTAACGAGAAAGGCTGTTTTCGTGCTTGAAGGAGGTTATGGCCCAGGACTTGCACAAGGGGTGTACAATATCATCGCTTACTTCACGAACTTACCGTTAATAAGAGAGGGCGAGACTTCTTCAACTAACAAAGTGAGAGCGGAGGGATTAAGAGTGATAAGTGAGGTTTACGAAAAGGTTCTAAAACCCTATTGGGGGTTGGAGGCTTGTTAA
- a CDS encoding V-type ATP synthase subunit D encodes MSSRVELKPTRMELINLRKRKRLAERGLALLKEKRDALVMELLSLAKEYQTMMLEVREKMEKAMSYLTLARADLGTFKLNEIIASLKPHVTIEVRSRSIMGVVTPMLKVLPLGDVNIPPYNLISTSSYLDEATKAFRDAFMSVIRLAEIQAVARRIAEEVEKAKRRVNALENVVIPMIERNIKYIELYLDERAREDIFRLRLLKKKRVRR; translated from the coding sequence TTGAGTTCTAGAGTTGAGCTAAAGCCCACACGGATGGAACTAATAAACTTGCGCAAAAGAAAGAGGTTAGCAGAGAGAGGCCTTGCTCTTCTGAAAGAGAAGCGTGACGCGTTGGTCATGGAGCTCCTCTCTCTGGCTAAAGAGTACCAAACTATGATGCTTGAAGTTAGGGAGAAGATGGAGAAGGCAATGAGCTATTTGACGTTAGCGAGAGCTGATTTAGGCACGTTTAAGCTTAATGAGATCATAGCAAGCCTAAAACCTCACGTAACCATAGAAGTTAGGTCTCGAAGCATTATGGGTGTAGTAACGCCTATGCTTAAAGTCTTACCATTGGGAGACGTGAACATACCACCATATAACTTAATTAGTACATCATCTTACTTAGATGAAGCTACTAAAGCATTTAGGGATGCTTTCATGTCGGTTATAAGACTCGCTGAAATTCAAGCTGTTGCAAGGAGGATAGCTGAGGAAGTTGAGAAGGCTAAGAGGAGGGTCAATGCGCTTGAAAATGTCGTAATACCAATGATAGAGAGAAACATCAAGTACATAGAGCTATATTTAGATGAGCGAGCTCGTGAAGACATCTTTCGATTAAGGCTTTTAAAGAAGAAGCGCGTAAGAAGGTAA
- a CDS encoding nascent polypeptide-associated complex protein: MRGISPRELQKMLHAVKKAGLSIEQLEGVESVVFKFRDKEIVIKKPQVTSMKVGNQTIFQVAGEVEERSLVVEEVSISEEDVQLVASQAGVSLEEARKALKATKGDLARAILYLKGM; this comes from the coding sequence GTGAGGGGGATAAGTCCAAGAGAATTACAGAAGATGTTACACGCAGTTAAGAAGGCTGGACTTTCAATAGAGCAACTTGAAGGAGTTGAAAGTGTTGTATTCAAATTTCGAGATAAGGAGATAGTAATTAAGAAGCCCCAAGTAACTAGCATGAAGGTAGGTAATCAGACGATATTTCAAGTAGCTGGTGAAGTTGAGGAGAGATCACTAGTCGTAGAGGAAGTAAGCATATCTGAAGAAGATGTTCAGCTCGTTGCTTCTCAGGCAGGCGTAAGCCTCGAAGAAGCTAGAAAAGCATTGAAGGCGACTAAGGGCGATCTTGCTCGAGCCATCTTGTATTTAAAAGGTATGTGA
- a CDS encoding pseudouridine synthase yields the protein MSEEFLTRLVKLRADYQFGVGAGEALASRGLKVETSKRTGKPRYVYDSEGRLLATVRWSDGFLALTIEGAKLLHKHFKRPKLRVVVKSEVRDFIRRGRSVFAKHVIDVDPEIRCGDEVLVVDQEDNLLAVGRAMLSSYEMRAFNSGVAVKVRRGVESEGDKSKRITEDVTRS from the coding sequence TTGAGCGAGGAGTTCCTAACAAGACTGGTGAAATTACGAGCTGATTATCAATTCGGAGTTGGTGCTGGAGAAGCTTTAGCCTCAAGAGGGCTGAAGGTGGAGACGTCAAAGAGAACTGGAAAGCCACGATACGTCTATGACTCTGAGGGAAGGCTTTTGGCAACGGTTAGGTGGAGTGATGGCTTCTTAGCTTTGACAATTGAGGGGGCTAAATTACTGCATAAGCACTTCAAGCGGCCAAAGCTTAGGGTGGTGGTTAAGAGTGAAGTTAGGGATTTCATAAGACGGGGAAGAAGTGTCTTCGCGAAACACGTAATTGATGTGGACCCTGAAATTCGCTGCGGAGATGAGGTTCTTGTGGTAGACCAAGAAGACAACTTGCTTGCTGTTGGTCGAGCTATGCTATCAAGCTACGAGATGCGAGCATTTAATTCAGGCGTAGCCGTGAAAGTTAGGAGGGGAGTAGAGAGTGAGGGGGATAAGTCCAAGAGAATTACAGAAGATGTTACACGCAGTTAA
- a CDS encoding multiprotein bridging factor aMBF1, with protein MICELCGEPIIGKPIRAWIEGAQLTVCHRCSRYGSTVKSATQRVTTHKPSKHREVRLELESMVLVDNYNTLIRQARESMGLTQEDLARLIGEKESVVRRLESGRMVPTLELAKKLERILKIKLYEELRQEQEVPRPRIFELTLGDVAIIRDRQPSNH; from the coding sequence TTGATATGTGAACTTTGCGGTGAGCCGATAATCGGAAAGCCAATAAGAGCATGGATTGAAGGCGCACAATTAACTGTGTGTCATCGATGCTCTCGTTATGGCTCCACTGTAAAGTCTGCTACTCAACGAGTTACTACTCATAAACCATCAAAGCATAGGGAAGTAAGATTAGAACTGGAGAGCATGGTCTTAGTAGATAATTACAACACGCTAATTCGCCAAGCTAGAGAGAGCATGGGTTTAACACAAGAGGATTTAGCAAGGTTGATAGGCGAAAAGGAGTCTGTAGTTCGCAGATTAGAGAGTGGCCGTATGGTACCGACATTAGAGTTAGCCAAGAAGCTTGAGAGAATATTGAAGATAAAGCTCTACGAGGAACTTCGCCAGGAACAAGAAGTGCCTAGACCTCGAATTTTTGAGCTAACGTTAGGTGATGTTGCGATAATAAGAGACCGACAGCCATCTAATCACTAA
- the hflX gene encoding GTPase HflX codes for MEKAVIVGVFSKKDDFRLKEVEELARNSEYLIVDEVIQIRKSPHTSYLIGPGKLQELKDRLKRYDIKTVIFANDLKPGQYLKLQKTLGLEVKILDRVLLILSVFDKRASTSEAKLQIELARLKYTLPWARELIRLRGFGSEKMGFGSLGGYPYKAYLSFARKRIKVIEEKLESIKRKQEKMVFQRKETNLPIVALTGYTQSGKTTLFNLLTKEGKVTGLGPFTTLETCARRVNAHGKSFIVVDSLGFIDEMPQLILDAFHATLVELRLADVVVLLIDVSDVPSTIERKLKNSLSIISEITGGDKPLIIATNKMDLVGDSRLENSIRLVKSVAPNCDVVPISAKKNINVDFLIRKIIERLNLIKTRLISD; via the coding sequence GTGGAGAAGGCAGTAATAGTTGGAGTTTTCTCGAAGAAGGACGACTTTAGGCTTAAAGAAGTTGAAGAGCTTGCCAGAAATAGCGAGTACCTGATAGTTGATGAGGTTATTCAAATAAGGAAGAGCCCTCATACGAGCTACCTCATAGGGCCAGGGAAGCTTCAAGAGCTTAAAGATAGATTGAAAAGATACGACATTAAGACAGTGATCTTCGCTAATGATTTAAAGCCTGGACAGTACCTCAAACTACAAAAAACTCTAGGTCTTGAAGTAAAAATTTTAGATAGGGTTCTTTTAATCTTAAGTGTTTTTGACAAGAGAGCTTCAACTTCAGAGGCAAAGCTTCAGATAGAGCTTGCAAGGTTAAAGTACACCCTACCATGGGCACGAGAGCTTATTAGATTAAGAGGCTTTGGTAGTGAAAAAATGGGTTTTGGATCTCTTGGAGGTTATCCATACAAGGCTTACTTATCTTTTGCCCGGAAAAGAATCAAAGTAATAGAAGAGAAGCTAGAGAGCATAAAAAGGAAGCAAGAAAAGATGGTATTTCAGCGCAAGGAGACTAACCTCCCCATTGTCGCGTTGACGGGCTACACGCAATCCGGTAAAACCACACTCTTCAACCTCTTAACGAAGGAGGGCAAAGTAACTGGGCTCGGACCCTTCACTACACTTGAGACGTGCGCTAGAAGGGTTAACGCTCATGGCAAGAGCTTCATAGTTGTTGATTCTCTTGGGTTTATTGATGAAATGCCGCAATTGATACTTGACGCATTTCACGCTACGCTCGTGGAGTTAAGGCTAGCTGATGTGGTAGTGTTACTTATCGATGTATCCGATGTCCCTTCAACCATAGAGAGGAAACTCAAAAACTCTTTATCGATAATCTCGGAAATAACTGGTGGTGACAAGCCCTTAATCATAGCTACTAACAAGATGGACTTAGTGGGCGATTCAAGGCTTGAAAACTCGATAAGGCTCGTAAAGAGCGTAGCACCTAACTGCGATGTAGTACCTATAAGTGCTAAGAAGAACATCAACGTGGATTTCCTTATAAGAAAGATAATTGAAAGATTAAACTTGATTAAGACGCGATTAATTAGTGATTAG
- a CDS encoding tRNA (cytidine(56)-2'-O)-methyltransferase (catalyzes the S-adenosyl-methionine-dependent 2'-O-ribose methylation of C56 in tRNA transcripts): MLLTSLKILMQLTTGVRKIIVLRYGHRPVRDKRISTHLALVARAFGAHEAWFDEKDENIEKKINQVNKIFGGSFIVRTGVDIPGTIKELKENNFCIVHLTMYGIPLPQVIEEIRRKNKLLVLVGGPKVPKYFYEVADYNVSITNQPHSEVAAVAVFLDWLYEGREFGFRFEGGKIEIEPSCRGKRVKILR; encoded by the coding sequence GTGCTTTTAACAAGTTTAAAAATACTGATGCAGCTAACAACAGGTGTGAGAAAAATTATCGTGCTAAGGTACGGTCACAGACCTGTAAGAGATAAGAGAATAAGTACTCACTTAGCATTAGTAGCTCGAGCCTTCGGAGCTCACGAAGCTTGGTTCGACGAGAAAGACGAGAACATAGAAAAGAAGATAAACCAAGTAAATAAGATATTTGGTGGAAGTTTTATTGTAAGAACAGGGGTGGACATTCCAGGCACGATAAAGGAGTTAAAGGAGAATAATTTCTGCATAGTACATCTGACTATGTATGGTATTCCCCTCCCCCAAGTTATAGAGGAGATCAGGAGAAAGAATAAGTTGTTAGTTCTTGTAGGAGGTCCAAAAGTGCCCAAGTACTTCTACGAAGTGGCTGACTACAACGTCTCCATAACCAATCAACCTCACAGCGAGGTAGCCGCCGTAGCAGTATTCCTAGATTGGCTCTACGAGGGGAGGGAATTCGGATTTAGATTTGAAGGAGGTAAGATCGAGATTGAGCCTAGTTGTAGAGGTAAGAGAGTCAAGATCCTAAGGTGA
- a CDS encoding transcription factor produces MAFTASAHYDEESIDILLKLIAVLSGEDAAKLVKVLLNEKEVSDEVLAERTGMRLNQVRRVLYDLLDKHIVTYRRETSEGGGYYLYTWSLNREGLREIVKERKKLVLNRLRERLLYEQQNMFFMCPNGCSKRMTFDKAMDHQFKCTNCGAILQSFDNSKIVEKLRLKIESLEKDP; encoded by the coding sequence ATGGCTTTCACGGCATCAGCGCATTACGACGAAGAGTCTATAGACATATTATTAAAGCTCATCGCTGTTCTTTCTGGCGAGGATGCCGCCAAGCTAGTTAAGGTGCTGCTAAATGAAAAGGAAGTGAGCGATGAAGTTTTGGCTGAAAGAACTGGGATGAGGCTTAATCAGGTCAGGCGCGTTTTATACGATTTGCTAGATAAACACATCGTGACATATCGAAGAGAGACCAGTGAGGGAGGGGGTTACTACCTTTACACATGGTCTTTGAATAGAGAGGGTCTAAGAGAAATAGTGAAGGAGAGGAAAAAACTCGTCCTCAACAGATTACGCGAAAGGCTCCTTTACGAGCAACAGAACATGTTTTTCATGTGCCCTAATGGTTGTAGTAAAAGAATGACATTCGATAAAGCTATGGATCATCAGTTTAAGTGCACCAACTGCGGTGCCATCCTGCAGAGTTTCGATAACTCCAAAATCGTTGAGAAGTTGAGGTTAAAAATAGAGTCTTTGGAGAAAGATCCTTGA
- a CDS encoding aldehyde ferredoxin oxidoreductase C-terminal domain-containing protein, translating to MSGYTGKMLEVDLSKGDVAVVDLDWDVAMKFIGGRGYSAKLLFDTLKPGIDPLSEDNVLIFMIGPLTGTRAPASGRFVVSSKSPLTNTIFDSNCGGFWGPELKKAGFDGIIIKGKSSDPVYLVVNDGKAEIRDASKIWGLETDATEDAIRRDLGLERVEVCCIGPAGENQVRMACIISNKHRAAGRGGLGAVMGSKKLKAIAVKGTGEVKVANPRAFNEEVKKVLEVLRGNPITGDSLGRYGTAFLVHLMNKAGVLPSYNFTRGFFDKAEEVCGERITETMLVRRTACYGCPIACARLIKYKIGEEEVVSSGPEYESIWALGPNCGISDINVVARANDLCNKLGLDTISVGNTIGFLMECYEKGLLRGLSDVDLKLNFGNADALLKLIIDTAYKRGLGRIASEGVSRIAKMIGAEEIAAHVKGLELPAYDPRGAKGMALAYATSNRGGCHLRAYVVMSEILGIPRYVDPLSYEGKAELVKRLQDVSAMIDSLVVCKYTMLALFSTLAYEATYYARLLTTATGFYVDEEEFYKIGERIYNLERLFNVREGFNRSHDTLPLRFLSEGLKEGAAKGEIIDLTKLLDAYYIIRGWNYSGVPMDKKLQQLGLEPLYKGPKLQVAIDERYLKDGLSIAEACYRGGAEILEVGTPLIKSAGLEAVREFRRRFPYATIVADLKTFDTGWLEVELAAEAGADIVTVLGATDDYTIKDAVGAARKYNVKIMCDLINVPDPLSRAKEVEKLGCDIICVHMGISMQMRERDVTKKMVLLEEIVNSVKVPVAVAGGVRLEHIDELVKRGCKIIIVGSAITRSSNPEEATRRFIATIEKAFASLKKS from the coding sequence TTGAGTGGCTACACAGGCAAGATGCTAGAGGTGGACTTGAGTAAGGGTGATGTCGCGGTCGTAGATCTCGACTGGGACGTAGCAATGAAGTTCATAGGCGGTAGGGGGTATTCAGCAAAGCTCCTCTTTGACACTTTAAAGCCAGGCATTGATCCACTGAGCGAGGATAATGTATTGATATTTATGATAGGACCGCTAACAGGAACTAGAGCTCCAGCATCAGGTAGATTTGTTGTGTCATCGAAGTCGCCCTTGACGAACACGATCTTTGACTCTAACTGTGGAGGATTCTGGGGGCCTGAACTGAAGAAAGCTGGCTTCGATGGTATAATAATCAAGGGTAAAAGCTCTGATCCGGTCTACTTGGTTGTTAACGACGGTAAGGCTGAGATTAGAGACGCTAGCAAGATATGGGGGCTTGAAACTGACGCTACCGAGGATGCCATAAGAAGGGATTTAGGACTTGAGAGAGTTGAGGTGTGCTGCATAGGTCCTGCTGGAGAGAACCAGGTTAGGATGGCTTGCATAATAAGTAATAAGCATAGAGCTGCTGGCAGAGGTGGCTTAGGAGCGGTCATGGGCTCTAAGAAGTTAAAGGCCATAGCAGTCAAGGGTACCGGTGAGGTGAAGGTTGCTAATCCAAGGGCATTCAATGAAGAAGTTAAGAAGGTACTTGAAGTCTTAAGAGGTAACCCAATTACCGGGGATAGCCTTGGACGCTATGGTACAGCATTCTTGGTCCACTTAATGAACAAGGCGGGTGTCCTTCCTTCTTACAACTTTACGCGAGGTTTCTTCGATAAAGCAGAGGAGGTCTGTGGAGAAAGAATCACTGAAACTATGTTGGTAAGAAGGACTGCGTGCTACGGATGTCCAATAGCTTGTGCCCGCTTGATAAAGTATAAGATTGGAGAGGAAGAAGTGGTATCTTCAGGACCTGAATATGAAAGCATCTGGGCCTTGGGACCTAATTGTGGAATATCAGACATAAACGTTGTAGCACGAGCAAATGATTTGTGCAATAAACTGGGTCTCGACACTATATCAGTTGGAAATACCATAGGATTCTTAATGGAATGCTATGAGAAGGGGCTTTTAAGGGGGCTTAGTGATGTAGATTTAAAGTTAAACTTTGGCAATGCCGATGCGTTGTTAAAACTTATCATCGACACGGCTTACAAGAGGGGCCTAGGAAGGATCGCAAGCGAAGGGGTTAGTCGAATAGCGAAGATGATAGGTGCTGAGGAAATAGCTGCCCACGTGAAGGGGTTAGAGCTACCAGCCTATGATCCTCGAGGAGCTAAGGGCATGGCTTTGGCTTATGCAACATCCAATAGAGGAGGATGCCATTTAAGAGCTTACGTTGTAATGAGTGAAATACTAGGTATACCAAGGTACGTAGATCCCCTATCCTATGAAGGTAAAGCCGAGCTCGTTAAGAGGTTGCAGGACGTCTCAGCTATGATAGACTCTTTGGTAGTGTGCAAGTACACAATGCTTGCTTTATTCTCAACTTTGGCCTATGAAGCAACTTACTACGCAAGGTTGCTAACGACAGCGACGGGCTTCTACGTGGACGAAGAGGAGTTCTACAAAATAGGAGAGAGGATATACAACTTAGAGAGACTGTTTAACGTTAGGGAAGGATTCAATAGATCGCACGATACCTTGCCCCTTAGGTTCTTAAGCGAGGGATTGAAAGAGGGGGCTGCGAAAGGGGAGATAATCGATCTAACGAAGTTACTCGATGCTTATTACATAATTAGAGGTTGGAACTATAGTGGAGTGCCCATGGATAAGAAGCTTCAGCAACTAGGTTTAGAACCACTTTACAAAGGACCTAAGCTTCAAGTGGCGATAGATGAAAGATACTTGAAGGATGGTTTAAGCATAGCCGAAGCATGTTATAGAGGAGGGGCTGAGATACTTGAAGTTGGGACACCACTCATAAAGTCTGCTGGCTTAGAGGCAGTAAGGGAGTTTAGGAGAAGGTTTCCATACGCTACAATAGTTGCCGACTTAAAGACATTTGATACTGGCTGGCTTGAAGTTGAGTTAGCTGCTGAAGCTGGAGCAGACATAGTTACAGTGTTAGGTGCTACTGATGACTATACAATTAAGGACGCTGTTGGTGCCGCTAGGAAATACAACGTCAAGATCATGTGTGACCTCATAAACGTGCCTGATCCTCTATCTAGAGCAAAGGAAGTGGAGAAACTTGGATGCGACATAATTTGCGTCCATATGGGTATAAGTATGCAGATGAGAGAGAGGGATGTAACTAAGAAGATGGTGCTCTTAGAGGAGATAGTCAACAGTGTAAAGGTTCCAGTAGCTGTAGCGGGCGGCGTGAGACTTGAGCATATAGATGAATTAGTTAAGAGGGGTTGTAAGATAATAATTGTTGGCTCAGCAATAACAAGATCGTCAAACCCTGAAGAGGCCACTAGGAGGTTTATAGCAACAATAGAGAAAGCATTTGCTTCTCTTAAGAAGTCGTAA
- a CDS encoding MoaD/ThiS family protein, which yields MRVKVEVYGSLRNVIGWRSIEIELDEGSTLGQLLDLLVEQKPEVKEMMFEGENLRDYLKVLVDGRDCRLLGGLRTKLEDGSTISIFPPAGGG from the coding sequence GTGAGGGTTAAAGTAGAGGTTTACGGGTCTTTGAGGAATGTGATAGGATGGAGGAGTATAGAGATAGAACTAGACGAGGGCTCAACGCTAGGACAACTACTTGATCTTCTTGTTGAGCAAAAGCCTGAAGTCAAAGAGATGATGTTTGAAGGTGAAAATTTAAGGGATTACTTAAAGGTACTCGTAGATGGAAGAGATTGTAGGCTTCTAGGTGGTTTAAGAACGAAGCTCGAAGATGGCTCAACTATATCAATCTTTCCTCCAGCTGGCGGAGGTTAG